The following DNA comes from Parus major isolate Abel chromosome 10, Parus_major1.1, whole genome shotgun sequence.
CCCAGGGAGGGTCCAGCACCCCCTAAACAAGATGATAACGCCCCGCTCTTTatcagccccagcagagccacaAAATCCTCCTGCACACACCTGGTTAAGGTTTGACCCCTCTGCAGTCGGCAGGAATTGCAGCCCGCATTTTTCCGCAGGGAATCCAAACAAACTCCCCTGGATCTCGAGAAGCTGCCGGGAAAAGCGCCAGAGCCCTCTCGGAGCTGACCAGGCTCATCAAACCGAGCTGCCGAGGAAAAGCAACCTCCTTCCCCGTGCCCTTGGAGCGCCTCCAGCAGCGCTATCTGTCTCGCCAGGAAGGGAGAGACGGGGGAAAtgtccctctcctccctgccagggtGACCTCTGCCAGCCACCCCCGGGTCTGGTGACGCAGAGGGACGTGGCTGTGGTGACACCGTGCACAGAGATCTCCATCTCTCCCAGCAGGGTGGCCCCAGACACCCAGGGTGGCCCCAGAGACCCTCTGGCTCCGGGAGCTCCCCTTCCATCCTGTGGCACATCTGCCCTTCCTCGTGCTGCCTGGCACCTGCTCTTGGGGCCTTTGGGACAGGGATTGGGTCGGGGAGTGTTATAAATGCGTATCTtattattggctttttgcatattataatattataatgagtgttatatgtataaaattagaaaatttagctatattaatatagtttcctttatttctgttattgatgggacttagaaatagtggtataatacatatatatgttgAGCTATGGCacagtattaaaacaaaaactacttttgcttgtataacccaaagactgacAAAGATAGTTAGAGACTCCCCTGCATTCATAATCTtctgaagacagcagtgaccagagctctgggggaggaatttacTGCATTTCTGATATCAGGGAATGTAAGTCTCGATGGTGCCAAGAAGATTGATTTATTGGAAAGGGGgcaagaaaaaaactaaacagaagaacaccaaaaatCTTAAGAGGAATGTTTGAATCATGTAAGAGAATTTATGGATGTGTAGCAGGgctctgtttttaagggacaatcctttgtcagtaagGTTTGCTgtcttggctgaatgcagatACACCCAGCTGTatctgtatatttaatttttatctcctaattgtcttttttattaaacttttaaattctataaaaaaatatgtgaacctcgtttttcacagggaggaaaaatggGAGTGAGGGGAGAGAACCAACAGCCAGGAACTGGTCTGGGCAGACggcagctggcaggagctgggggtgatTAGACCATGTGGAATTGAGAATCCTCCGGGGTCACAGAGTTTAATGGatcctgtggggctgggatctgcttccctgccctggaacagcaaataaatccagcagcactcagggaagcactggggatgtgctgggctggctgctccagcGACATTGGGGGACAAGGTTCTTCCTGGCTGCCCCTGTCACCTCCTCGTGCCCCAGTGCACCCCAAAAGGAACCCTCAAAGCCTCACTGGGACCCCAAGAAgtgtcacagccccagccttGGGACACTCAGATTCACCACTTGCAGGGAAAACCTTGTGTTGGGTCTGTTCCCAACACCCCCCACCCAGACCTGAAAGTCCCCAAAGCCCTGACAGCCAGATGCTGTGACATCTCTCAGAAATGGGTTTTTCTCTGCTCCAAAGTTGTGCTGTGTTCTTGGCCtttgcaggaataaaaaaaaaaaaagtaactctGGCTCCCCTCTGATGCTTTTATAGCTCCTGGAGTGGAACCCCACAGCTCAACACTTGAATTACTTCATGCCTGCTGAACCAGCAGACCCCGCTCTTAAATCAGCATTTATTTCAGAGatagatgggggaaaaaaaaaacctctcaaagGGATTTTGGGACACGTTTATGAATATTAGAACACTATAAATATAAAAGGGAACAtaaggaaatagaaatattctCACAGGGTGACATTTTCGGcccatttctgctttctctaaATTAAAACAGTTGCCTGGTTTTTATTGTGGATCACGTGGGCCTCTCAACTCTGTAACCTTAAAAGGGCGCTTTGAGGGCTGAAACCAGAGCTCCCTTTTTTGTCAGTTCTAACAGGGAAATTCGGGGTGATTCATGCCAGGAAAGGGACCAAACCCCACAGGACACGGGTCAGAaccttcctcctttctccagaGGAAAAGGTAAGACCTCACTGCCAAGGACACCTCTGTCCCCTCTTCCTTTGTCCCCTCCCTGAGACCCCTCAGCTCACTCAacctggagctggaaaaggaagaaaaacctcCAATTTTTGATGTATTTTGGCCTTTCCTACAAGGACAAAGCTGGAAGCAGCCAGGAAACCACCGAGTCCTCTGCAAACGGTGCCAgacaaattcctgctgctgctcctgctggatgGACCTGCCCAATAAATGCTGGAGCATCAGGGAGAGTCACCTTCACTGCTTTTCTGGGATTGATGTGCCAGGGAGGAGCTCAGGGCAAGGTGTGGAGCCCCAGGATGTGACTGGGACAAACTGGGAATACTCAGAGCTTGTCATGCTGGGGGAGGAGCAAGGAACAAACATTATCCCATGGAAATCTGTCCAACACTGGTGGAGACGCTGCAAAAGCCATCTGGGACATTCTgttccatccccatcccacctTTTTGCTGGAACATCAACCACCCCCAACACCTCAGAGAGACAAATCAGCCTGAAATGAGAGcaacaaggagaaaaagggctccagaaaagcagagcacacATGGTACAGAAGCCAGCCAAACCTCCACCCCCTCCAGGTGTCCAGCGAGGGTCAAGCGGCGGGATAAGAAACAGGATTAtggaaaatgggaggaaaagcagctgctcccaggcatccctgctgtcacagcttcccctggcagccccagccaggccaGCAGGGAACCggaccaggagctgctctttgATGTCAGAAACAGAAGGTCCCTGCTTACGTTGGGGAACTGTGGCCTGAcctcctgctcttccagggTCACTTCCCAGTCTGCTCCCAGTAAAGCCCTGCCAGGGATGctgggctggtgacagcagtgtgGTGGGAATaggggcaggagagggatgAACTGAgacccagccagggcagggacagcagggatggagcacaaGGAGCAGGCATCAGTTTGCTCTCTGTCGCGTTCAGCCACTCACAGTTAAGGTGTCACTGTCACTAAAGCCAccccaagggcagggacaccgccagggatccaggggcagccacagcttctctgggcaccgTGTCCCAAGGTCTCCCCCCGCTTAGAGGGAACAATTCCTCCCTGAAATCCAACCTAACCCTGCacttcccagcctttccccGCTGCTCCACGCCCTTGCAAAGCCCCGTGAGCATCACTCCCATGTGCCGGCACCGCTTCCACGTGAGGCCTGGGACGGCTGCAGGAGCGCTCCCagccccctcccagctccccctctcctgcaggagctgctgcagcagagctcccgTTGCTCCCCAGCcgtgcaggaggcagcagagcctctCCCCCCTTCCCCGCAGCTCCCCCCGTGCCTGAGCACGGCTCTGCCGGGCGAGGGAAGCGAGCGTCGTGAGCGGCAGCGCTGCCAacttctcctctgctgcagccagtgcAGCCAGGGAATGTGCCTGagatgctgctcccagccaAGCCCTGCCGTTTGGGAAAGGAAATCAGGGGAaagtcacttccaacccaaaaatCCAGGCAGTTCTCAGCTCTCCGGGGGCGTGGGGAAGCAGAAATAGAGGTGAAAACAGCTCCGTGCCCAACGCGGGGCAACAGAAGGATCAAATATCCCAGGAGCGGCACGAAAAGCAGCGTTTTGGGACAGCAGTGAGCCCCAAATTGAGAATTCAGGTGGTGCAGGAAGGCAAACCCGACACGCTGGTCTCCAGGAGAGCCTGCAAATGATTGCCAGCTTCGGGCAGGAGCATCTGCGATCCGGCTAATCCGCGGTGATCCCGGAGGAttgggggctgtggggaggggagggtgCAGTGCATATGCTCTGTCCTGCCCCTGCAAAGCCAGGAGCCAGGGACGGGAAGGGATTAATCCACAATTACACAAAAAATCCAGTGCTTGCcgagggcagggagaggggagggtgTCGGGAAAGCCACTGATGTCCATCACATCTTATCCGCTCCAGCCCGAGGCACAAAACCagcccctccttcctccttccctggaggATTTTAATCCCCCAGGACAGGATTAAAGCCTATCAGCGCGGGGCTCCCCCGGAGAGAACAACCCCGGGTGATACCGAGATGGTATCAGCGAGGATCACAGAGCTCGCAGAGGAATTagagggcagcacagcagcctggaggTGAAGCAGGAGAGCGCTCTCTGCTCTGCGCGACATCCGAGCAGAACCCGCTCCCGTTTTCACGCCTCGTTAACCCCCGCGCCGCAGCGAAGCCGGGCCCAGCTCCAGTCCTGCTGCCGCTGATTGCAATTAACGGCAAACGCTGTTAATTGGCTTTGCAGCCCGGGTGCGTGGTGGCACCCAGAGCGGGCTGTGACAGGGGCATTTCTCCAGCTCACGCTCAGCCCTTGCGATTTGTCACTGTCACCTCGCGGTGGCCGTGAACTGCTGTGCCCTCTGCTGAAACctcccagcaggagaggaggaaaggcagagctcttcctctcccaggaaaaggcagagcttTTCCTGCGCTTCCActccccttcctgccctgctgggaccTGCAACGCAACCCgggacagagcacagcaggcagggaactGCGCAGGGTCCGTTTAATCCAGGGCGAGCACAGGGATGATGAAACAACACCAGGCAGAGTCGTGGTGACAGATAAAACATTGCACAGCTGCAGGGGCCACTCCGACACACAGCcacctcttcccttctcccagctgagTCCTGAGGAGGTTGGAGATAGGATTtggggctgctcctcacagcagaggaagCCAAGGAGCATCCCCACGCACAGAAGCAGCCCGAGGAACAGCTTACCAATCCGGCAGGAGGATTTAGGGGGCGCCCCCAGCGAAGATGAgctccagggcagcctggatGTCCCCTCCGGTGGCCTGCAGGGCCCGCAGGCTCAGCTCGTCGTCGTGGATTCCCATGTCCcgcagctgctgcagctggggctgccactggctctgctggcagcaaagAGAGATTGAGGGTGCCTGTGAgaatcccagcaggaaaaccagCACTGCCCGCTCTCCCTCCTGTGCAAACAGCTCCTGAAAGCTCAGAGATGCTGCAAAGCCCCCAGATCCACCACCCCTCCGTGCCAGGAACACACAGCACTGGTACGGTGTGTCCATGATGATGCTTTAGGATTTTAGATTtgatatttttcacatttttgtgatcctgcagctcttcagtgtGTAACTCTAAACTCCAAACTgagtgtgagctgctgctttcccaatTTGGTtagacacagcaattcctctccaggcctgggaatcaaggacacctcactgcctcaggccctgagagatggaaacaaaagggagttggGGGAGCAACCTTGGGCTAAATGACTTCATtccctgaagctggaattgggaAATTAacccccaatgtgcaaatggaccaaactttTATCAAAAGcgtgaaaaaaacccatgacCATTTTTGGGTGTAGCCCCTCAGGGAACTTCATCTGCCCAAAATGTCCCTGAAGGCCCTTCAAGAAATATAAACAAACTGCTTTTTGTTCTCTTCATTTTGTCTGGCTTTCAGGCAGCCCAAAAAGGCATCAGTGATGCCCCTTGGGGTTATCATGGCACCACgggaggcagcagtgggatggagagggaaggggctggcacTGACCTGGAGGCTGGGCTGCCCCGAGGCCTGCAGGGCGTGCTGCAGCGCCTGGCTGAACAGGTCGTTGGTGATGGGTGTCCCCGACTGCACGCTGGATGACATCGGGGACGTCCCGGAGGAGTGGCCCTGCCAGGAGGCAAAGGGATCAGGAGGAGTGATCCAGGAATTCCACCCGCAGCACCCCCCTCGGCCTccatcccacagggatgggagATCCTCCACGCGGGAATGAGGGTGCCCCCAGAGCTGACCCAGGCTGTGCGGGCTGACCCCTGGGGACTGGGATCAGGTGGAAGACATGGATCACATGGATCTGCATGGGGGAATGCAGGGCCaggggtgccagggctgggatcacACAGGGAGCTCTTCCCNNNNNNNNNNNNNNNNNNNNNNNNNNNNNNNNNNNNNNNNNNNNNNNNNNNNNNNNNNNNNNNNNNNNNNNNNNNNNNNNNNNNNNNNNNNNNNNNNNNNNNNNNNNNNNNNNNNNNNNNNNNNNNNNNNNNNNNNNNNNNNNNNNNNNNNNNNNNNNNNNNNNNNNNNNNNNNNNNNNNNNNNNNNNNNNNNNNNNNNNNNNNNNNNNNNNNNNNNNNNNNNNNNNNNNNNNNNNNNNNNNNNNNNNNNNNNNNNNNNNNNNNNNNNNNNNNNNNNNNNNNNNNNNNNNNNNNNNNNNNNNNNNNNNNNNNNNNNNNNNNNNNNNNNNNNNNNNNNNNNNNNNNNNNNNNNNNNNNNNNNNNNNNNNNNNNNNNNNNNNNNNNNNNNNNNNNNNNNNNNNNNNNNNNNNNNNNNNNNNNNNNNNNNNNNNNNNNNNNNNNNNNNNNNNNNNNNNNNNNNNNNNNNNNNNNNNNNNNNNNNNNNNNNNNNNNNNNNNNNNNNNNNNNNNNNNNNNNNNNNNNNNNNNNNNNNNNNNNNNNNNNNNNNNNNNNNNNNNNNNNNNNNNNNNNNNNNNNNNNNNNNNNNNNNNNNNNNNNNNNNNNNNNNNNNNNNNNNNNNNNNNNNNNNNNNNNNNNNNNNNNNNNNNNNNNNNNNNNNNNNNNNNNNNNNNNNNNNNNNNNNNNNNNNNNNNNNNNNNNNNNNNGAGGgaatgcagggctgggatcacaCAGGGAGCTCCTCCCGCGGGAATGCAGGTTGGGATCACACAGGGAACTCCTCCCGAGGGAGTGACAGGGCCAGGAGTggcagccccgggcagggctggtgcCGGCTGTTACCTGTGTGCCCGGGGTGGGTGTGTGGGAGCTGCTCTCGGGGGTGCtggccagggccagggctgtGGCCAGCTCGCTCTGGGTGATGGGCCGTGGCCCTGCCGCCCCCGCGTAGCCCAGCGAGGCCGGGCGCGAGCTGGATGCGCTGCTGGACGGGGTGGACCTCGTGCTCTGcgtggagggagggagagaaaagtgCTGGCTGTGACCTCACTGTTTGTGCCCCGGTCAAACCACACATCCCTGTCCTACCATCCCCAAAACTCCCCAGGGTGGAACTTTGGAAAGACAAACACGCCGGAGCGGGATGTGCTTTCTTTTCCCACAAAGTCAGCTGTGGAAACTGGCAGGAAACCTTTCAATCTATCATCCATCAGCCCCAAACCAGGGTGCTGTTAGCCTGGAACAAAACAATTCCGCGCTGACAGGCATGTTTGGACCCAAATACCCGGTTTTTTCTTATAGAACCCTTTGTCCTACGGAGAGGAAGactgcagaggggcagggatCAACATTCCCACGCTCCACTTTGGCTACCAGGGCGTTTCCTCTGttccattttcctgctgtgtgttCAGCACTGAGGAAAACCCTCTCCTGAAGCAGCCAGGATCGATATGTTTGTCTCCACACCCCCCTGGGGATGTGCTGGTGCTGTTCACTGGGCTTTTGAAACCCAAAACGAGGTGTTCCAGCTGCTCACCTGGTGGAAGTCATCCTCATCGTCAGAGAGCCCCTCAAAGAGAAAGCCACCTGCAGCAGAAAGGGCAACACAAGGATGTGGCAGAATTGGGAAGCAGCTCAGAACCCCGTGGAGTTTTTGgctgagcagccaggacagaggCCGCAGCAGCGAGTTCCCTCTCCAGGAGGCCATACCTGGCATGTCCCGGTAGGAGCCCAAGGCCATGGCTCGTGAGGACGTGTCCGGGGCTGGCAGGGCGGTGCTGCCCGCCACCGAGTGCAGCACCAGGACAATGGCGTTCACCAGGGCAGGGTGGGCCGGGATCAACCTGGACACGGACGGGCACAGCTGAAGGAGGGCACAGGGGAACGCAGGAACCTGCCCTGAGGGACTCGGGGCACAGCCAccaccagcactgcctctgctgcctggcacaAACTCCTCCAGGCAGCCAGGGACCCCTTCTGGATCCACGCTGGAGCTGGCCTTGGATCCTTCTGGATCCACCCTGGAGCTGGCCTCGGATCCTTCTGGATCCACCCTGGAGCTGGCCTCGGATCCTTCTGGATCCACCCTGGAGCTGACCTCGGATCCTTCTGGATCCACCCTGGAGCTGACCTCGGATCCTTCTGGATCCACCCTGGAGCTGGCCTTGGTTCACCAAGAATCCTTCTGGAGCCATGTTGGACATGGCCTCGGATCCTTCTGGAACTCCCACCCTGGANNNNNNNNNNNNNNNNNNNNNNNNNNNNNNNNNNNNNNNNNNNNNNNNNNNNNNNNNNNNNNNNNNNNNNNNNNNNNNNNNNNNNNNNNNNNNNNNNNNNNNNNNNNNNNNNNNNNNNNNNNNNNNNNNNNNNNNNNNNNNNNNNNNNNNNNNNNNNNNNNNNNNNNNNNNNNNNNNNNNNNNNNNNNNNNNNNNNNNNNNNNNNNNNNNNNNNNNNNNNNNNNNNNNNNNNNNNNNNNNNNNNNNNNNNNNNNNNNNNNNNNNNNNNNNNNNNNNNNNNNNNNNNNNNNNNNNNNNNNNNNNNNNNNNNNNNNNNNNNNNNNNNNNNNNNNNNNNNNNNNNNNNNNNNNNNNNNNNNNNNNNNNNNNNNNNNNNNNNNNNNNNNNNNNNNNNNNNNNNNNNNNNNNNNNNNNNNNNNNNNNNNNNNNNNNNNNNNNNNNNNNNNNNNNNNNNNNNNNNNNNNNNNNNNNNNNNNNNNNNNNNNNNNNNNNNNNNNNNNNNNNNNNNNNNNNNNNNNNNNNNNNNNNNNNNNNNNNNNNNNNNNNNNNNNNNNNNNNNNNNNNNNNNNNNNNNNNNNNNNNNNNNNNNNNNNNNNNNNNNNNNNNNNNNNNNNNNNNNNNNNNNNNNNNNNNNNNNNNNNNNNNNNNNNNNNNNNNNNNNNNNNNNNNNNNNNNNNNNNNNNNNNNNNNNNNNNNNNNNNNNNNNNNNNNNNNNNNNNNNNNNNNNNNNNNNNNNNNNNNNNNNNNNNNNNNNNNNNNNNNNNNNNNNNNNNNNNNNNNNNNNNNNNNNNNNNNNNNNNNNNNNNNNNNNNNNNNNNNNNNNNNNNNNNNNNNNNNNNNNNNNNNNNNNNNNNNNNNNNNNNNNNNNNNNNNNNNNNNNNNNNNNNNNNNNNNNNNNNNNNNNNNNNNNNNNNNNNNNNNNNNNNNNNNNNNNNNNNNNNNNNNNNNNNNNNNNNNNNNNNNNNNNNNNNNNNNNNNNNNNNNNNNNNNNNNNNNNNNNNNNNNNNNNNNNNNNNNNNNNNNNNNNNNNNNNNNNNNNNNNNNNNNNNNNNNNNNNNNNNNNNNNNNNNNNNNNNNNNNNNNNNNNNNNNNNNNNNNNNNNNNNNNNNNNNNNNNNNNNNNNNNNNNNNNNNNNNNNNNNNNNNNNNNNNNNNNNNNNNNNNNNNNNNNNNNNNNNNNNNNNNNNNNNNNNNNNNNNNNNNNNNNNNNNNNNNNNNNNNNNNNNNNNNNNNNNNNNNNNNNNNNNNNNNNNNNNNNNNNNNNNNNNNNNNNNNNNNNNNNNNNNNNNNNNNNNNNNNNNNNNNNNNNNNNNNNNNNNNNNNNNNNNNNNNNNNNNNNNNNNNNNNNNNNNNNNNNNNNNNNNNNNNNNNNNNNNNNNNNNNNNNNNNNNNNNNNNNNNNNNNNNNNNNNNNNNNNNNNNNNNNNNNNNNNNNNNNNNNNNNNNNNNNNNNNNNNNNNNNNNNNNNNNNNNNNNNNNNNNNNNNNNNNNNNNNNNNNNNNNNNNNNNNNNNNNNNNNNNNNNNNNNNNNNNNNNNNNNNNNNNNNNNNNNNNNNNNNNNNNNNNNNNNNNNNNNNNNNNNNNNNNNNNNNNNNNNNNNNNNNNNNNNNNNNNNNNNNNNNNNNNNNNNNNNNNNNNNNNNNNNNNNNNNNNNNNNNNNNNNNNNNNNNNNNNNNNCCCCATGGGGAGAGcatccatccctccttcccctgaTCCTCCTGAAGCCAGGATCCAATCCCATGGGGAGAGcatccatccctccttcccctgaTCCTCCTGAAGCCAGGATCCATCCCCAGTGGAGCACAAGTGACACCTGAGCAGTCACCAAATCTCACGCTCCACAAAGGGATCAaaaatgaggggtttttttttaactctcccttctccctgccaggaATCCAACCTAGATTTGGGCCTGTCCCTTCCCCCATCAGGAATCAAACctttcctcagctcctctgggtcACAGTTGGACTCACCCAGAGCCACGGGGTCGCTGCTGAGGCCGGGAGTAGCCACAATGATCTGATCCAGGGATTCCTTGTTTCCCAGCATCTTGAAGACCtgccagggaaagcagagaagaTTGGGAATGTCACCCACTGTGGGACTGTCCCCagagggaggggacagcccaATTccccctgggagcagagcactCACGGCATCTCTGtaggcagggctgctgtgcagggcagtgTGCAGGACACGGAATTCCCGGACTGCTGCCACCTTATCCACGGGCTCTGAGGGGAGGAAACAccacaacaaaacacagctcGGCCTCTGACAGCCATTTCACACCCCACTGAGGCTGTCATGCTGCAACAGGGATTCTTTAACATCCTCGGCTTGGGTGCAGCCGCTGCAGAGTAACAACTCGCTGTGCTCCCAGATCATAAAAATACCCAGGAATATCCTCCCACACGTGCCATTAGAGGAATGCCAGCTCAAACTCCTCTTTCTGTACAGTCAGGCACAGCAGAAGCGCACACCAGCCTGCTCCAGATTCCCTGGCAGCGCCCTAAAATGGATCACAGGCAATTAAGGAAGGGATGATCCCTCTCCATGCACAGCTCATTCTTTAACTCTTCTGTCAGCAGGAAACCaacacccagctgctgctgggagaggtgaGGAGTTCCCAAACAAGGGGATTCATTCACCTGGAAACCTCCACGGCAGCGAATACCAGGAGAAGCTGCTCCTCAGTCCCTAATAAAACACATCCCAAGGAGAATCCAAGGGGTGATCCCTGCAGTTCCTCACCCGGTTTCTGGTCAGGCTCAGGCCAGGACTTGCGCAGGACATGGACAGTGGAGCCGGACTGGATTCCATAAAAATCCAGGGTCTGGTCATCCCTCAGCTTCCGGCCACAGTAGATCAGGTCTGGGGGGGAGAAACACCTGAAGATAAACCCGTGGCACTCTCAGATCGACCTGGTGGTCTCTAGGTgtggctcagagcagctgtagCTGCTCCAACTGGCCAGGGAACAACACAGGGAAGTTGTGGAGCTGAGACTCGGGAGAGAAATCATGAAGCTGATCTAGAGGAGGTGGCAGAGTCACCCTCTGTGTAAGAGCTGACCTCTCCCTCAATTCTGACGAGAGAGCTCACAAGGACAGAGGTGGTGGGAAGCCCAAATAATCCTTAACAAGGGCACCACCGCGGCTGGAGCACCGCGACCCCAAGGGAACAGGGAAGGAACACCgagccctcccagcagcagcagcagcagcaggatgtcGCGTCCCAGCCGCGGAAAGGACGGGCCGAGGGTGTCCCCAAGCGGTGGGCCGGCCGCACCGATGAGCTCCCACACGCACCGATGAGCTCGGGGTCCGGCATGGATTCCTGCAGCTTGCCCGTGATGAGCTGCTTGAGGTGCGAGATGCTGCAGCCGCCCAGCGGGCACTCGCCCAGTTCGGTCTCCGGCAGGCgcaggatggatttgggggCCAGCGGCTGCTCCGCCAGCTTCACGGCGATGTGCCACTCCGGCAGGGCCATGGCGGCTCTGCCGTGCGGGACAGCCGCACTGAGAGCCCGCACACACACACCGCCCTCACCGGCCCCAGCGCCCACCGAACCCGGCCAGCCACAGCCCCGNNNNNNNNNNNNNNNNNNNNNNNNNNNNNNNNNNNNNNNNNNNNNNNNNNNNNNNNNNNNNNNNNNNNNNNNNNNNNNNNNNNNNNNNNNNNNNNNNNNNNNNNNNNNNNNNNNNNNNNNNNNNNNNNNNNNNNNNNNNNNNNNNNNNNNNNNNNNNNNNNNNNNNNNNNNNNNNNNNNNNNNNNNNNNNNNNNNNNNNNNNNNNNNNNNNNNNNNNNNNNNNNNNNNNNNNNNNNNNNNNNNNNNNNNNNNNNNNNNNNNNNNNNNNNNNNNNNNNNNNNNNNNNNNNNNNNNNNNNNNNNNNNNNNNNNNNNNNNNNNNNNNNNNNNNNNNNNNNNNNNNNNNNNNNNNNNNNNNNNNNNNNNNNNNNNNNNNNNNNNNNNNNNNNNNNNNNNNNNNNNNNNNNNNNNNNNNNNNNNNNNNNNNNNNNNNNNNNNNNNNNNNNNNNNNNNNNNNNNNNNNNNNNNNNNNNNNNNNNNNNNNNNNNNNNNNNNNNNNNNNNNNNNNNNNNNNNNNNNNNNNNNNNNNNNNNNNNNNNNNNNNNNNNNNNNNNNNNNNNNNNNNNNNNNNNNNNNNNNNNNNNNNNNNNNNNNNNNNNNNNNNNNNNNNNNNNNNNNNNNNNNNNNNNNNNNNNNNNNNNNNNNNNNNNNNNNNNNNNNNNNNNNNNNNNNNNNNNNNNNNNNNNNNNNNNNNNNNNNNNNNNNNNNNNNNNNNNNNNNNNNNNNNNNNNNNNNNNNNNNNNNNNNNNNNNNNNNNNNNNNNNNNNNNNNNNNNNNNNNNNNNNNNNNNNNNNNNNNNNNNNNNNNNNNNNNNNNNNNNNNNNNNNNNNNNNNNNNNNNNNNNNNNNNNNNNNNNNNNNNNNNNNNNNNNNNNNNNNNNNNNNNNNNNNNNNNNNNNNNNNGCCGTGCCCCCCTCAGGCCCTCCCACAACACC
Coding sequences within:
- the UBL7 gene encoding ubiquitin-like protein 7, whose product is MALPEWHIAVKLAEQPLAPKSILRLPETELGECPLGGCSISHLKQLITGKLQESMPDPELIDLIYCGRKLRDDQTLDFYGIQSGSTVHVLRKSWPEPDQKPEPVDKVAAVREFRVLHTALHSSPAYRDAVFKMLGNKESLDQIIVATPGLSSDPVALGESNCDPEELRKGLIPDGGRDRPKSRLDSWQGEGRVKKKPLIFDPFVERTKASSRVDPEGSEVSSRVDPEGSEVSSRVDPEGSEASSRVDPEGSEASSRVDPEGSKASSSVDPEGVPGCLEEFVPGSRGSAGGGCAPSPSGQVPAFPCALLQLCPSVSRLIPAHPALVNAIVLVLHSVAGSTALPAPDTSSRAMALGSYRDMPGGFLFEGLSDDEDDFHQSTRSTPSSSASSSRPASLGYAGAAGPRPITQSELATALALASTPESSSHTPTPGTQGHSSGTSPMSSSVQSGTPITNDLFSQALQHALQASGQPSLQSQWQPQLQQLRDMGIHDDELSLRALQATGGDIQAALELIFAGGAP